The sequence CGCTTCAGTCAACAGGTAACCACTTTTATGATTAATCCCTTCGTTAAATACAAAGGACTCGAATTATTCGGTACTTACGAAATGGCACAGGGCAGAGTGATCACTGAGAAAAAAATGAGAACAGCCACGCAGTATGCAGTCGATTTAATTTATAGGTTTCCAAGAAACAGTGAACTTTTCTGGATAGGTGTTCGTTACAATTCTTTAACTGCAAAAGTGGCGTTAAACACACCTGATGTAACTATCAACCGCGCTGTGGCTTCTTTAGGGTGGTTTGTCACTAAAAACATTATGGTGAAAGCCGAATACGTTAACCAGGAATATCAAAAATTTGCAATCACGGATATTCGTTCTGGTGGAAAATTCAATGGCATGATGATAGAAGCCACAATAGGATTTTAATAAAATAAATTCAAACAGAAGGAATACAATTCATCTTTCAAATAATTTTCCGCATGTTGTCTGCACTACCTTTCGGCAGGCCTAGAAGCTTGAGTAAATTAAAAAAATTCGGGCAGGCATAGCGTGGTAATCTTTTTTGAATGATGATTGCGGACTTAAACGGGAAACTATTTAGTGTAGGATCAAGTGAGTTTTTACTTTAGGGAATTAAATTTCAAATCAGTGAAGATCGTTTAGCAATTCCTGTCTTTTTTATGCGAATGATGTCAAAGCCACTTATTTTTAGTAATGAAAACCAAACTTAACAGCATGTTATTTTCATAGTTACTTTATGACTATTTAGTATTATGAGTTTAAAAAAAAGCTAAATGTACTTCCTTCTCCCACACTACTCTCCACCATAATTTCACCACCCTGACCTTCGATAAATTCTTTGCTGATCGACAGACCAAGGCCTGTGCCGGACTTACCGGTTCCTGGCACCTGGAAATATCTGGTAAAAATCTTATCCTTGTATTTCTGTTCAATACCTTTTCCGAAATCTTTTACCGAGAAAAAAACCCTATTTTGATTTTGTTTAATATCAATTAAAATTTCACTTTCTTCTTTCGAATAACGAATCGCATTTGTTAAGAGGTTTATAAGTACCCAGGCAGTTTTTTCATTATCTGCTTTTACCATTGGTAATTTCTCGTTTGCTCTTACTTTAAGTTTTATTTTTTTCTGATCCGCTGGAATTTTAACGGCTTCCAAAGCGTAATTCAAAATTTGAATGGGATCGCTGGCCTGAATATTTAACTGGATGTTTCCTGTTTCTACCTGCGATAAATTTAAGAGCTCACCTGTGATTTTTAAAAGGCGATTGCTATCGTCTTTAATACTGCTAATGAGTTGTTGCTGCTCTTCGTTGATCTCGCCGGTTTTTTTATTCTCCAACAATTGCAAACCAACCTTAATAGCAGAAATAGGCGTTTTTAATTCATGTGAAATCGTGGCAATAAAATTGCTCTTTGCAAAATCAAGTTCTTTAAACGGAGTAATATTTTTAAGCACAATAAAGTGTCCAATATGTTTTGCTTCTGTTTCACCGGTAGGTGTCACCGAAATCTCAATAATCTCTTTTTCAAAATAACTTTCTTTATTATCCGCATAGATTTTCATTGGCTTTTTATCTTCAAGTTGATCTTCTGAGTTAAGTAACTCCTTTACCAATGCTCTCATAAGATCATTTACAATGGCAACATCGTGAGCAGGCTTCCCTATAAGTTTCCCGGGTTTCACGCCCAGAATACGACAGGCCTCGTTATTGGCAAATAAAATCATTTTCTTTTCATCTAATCCAATAACCGGATCGTGCATATTATTAATGAGTGTTTCAATACGTTTTTTTTCCATCATTAAATTGGAAAGGTTACTATTATTATACTCTTCAAGTTTCTTTGCCATACTGTTAAAGGAATTTGCCAGTTCACCGAACTCATTGTGTTCTTCAAAATGCACACGTTCACTATAATTCATATCTGCAATTTCTCTTATACTTGCTGTAAGCTCTTTTATAGGATTTGCTATCGTACCCGGAAGATTTAAAAATAAAGTAAAGGCTATGAGAAAGCAGAAAGTGCCGGTTAAGGCAATCCAAATGGTAGAGTCTGCCGCGGTTTTTTTTGCAATGTTGCTTTTACGTTCAATGGCCAGCATGTTTAAAAACATAATGTCGGTTAAGTCTTTTCTTATAAATGTATAGCGTATTTCCTTAGTAGGATTATTTTTAAGATCCTTAAAATCTTTTGCGAGTTTGTCCGTCAGTTCTTTTTCACCTTCTTCGGTTATATTGTTTTCCTGTTTATTCAAATCTTCCATAAATTTGTTAGCGGCAGAAGAGTCTGTATCCACTTCGTCTAACACCACCAACATTCTGCGCGCATAATCCAAAGTGTTGTAATTAGCGTCTAAAATATTTTTAGTGTCAGCCGACAAAACGTTAACCTGACGGGCGCCGATCACTGCAAGAACAACTATGAGTGCAAGCAATAACCCTAATCCAAGACTTAATTTTGTTTTTATTTTCATTTTAAAAAAGTTATAGTGAGAGAATGACAAGATCGATATCCGTATCGGTAAGTTTATGTCTATCTCCGGTCAACTAGTTAAAATCTGAAATTTATGACTGCCGTAATTCTGCTGTCTGATTTTTGAAGGTCAGGCCTCCAGGGTAGCACAGTGGAAGGTCCATTCGTCCAGCCTGACGGAGAAGTGGTTCCTCCATGACCTGCAAAATATGGCATGTTAGCCTGCCGGTAGCCAAATTCCAAACGAAAAGTAGTAAACTCTGTAGGCATGTAGTCAAACGTAACAGTACCCTGAGCAATGTTCAAAGGCTTCGAAGGATTTTTAGCAAGCTCATCTGTATAAGCATTTGGTGCAACGGGTGAAGGAGAGAATGCCAGGTACTCGCCGCCATTAGATACAACATCGGCTCTTAACGTTACAGCGCATTTGTTTTTATAAAACCAAATGCGGTTAGAAAGCGAAGTGCCATACATGAAATGGTCTCGTGGTGTTATGCTGTCGCCTTTGTCTCTGCCGTCTTCAAAGCCATAGTGTGAATTAAGACTGACAGCCATTTGAGAAATTCCTTTGGAGCCGGGTCTTTTATAATATCTCAGCACAATGCTATTATCATGATGAAAGCGGACGCGTTTGGATTGATGTCCCAAAGTATCCGGACTCTTTGTATCATGACCATAATAAAAATTGGCTACAAGTTGTAGGCTCTCACTTGGTCTCCAGTAAGTAGAACTGCCCACTCCGGGAGCATTTCCAAAGCTATTGTAGGATTGCCAGCCATTTAATAACCATATTTCCTGCTTAACTTTTTTTGAAGGAAACATTTGCAACCGTGCTCCTTGAAAATAAAAAGGTGTGAACTCGCAAACAAGGCTTCGCTGAAAACACCAGTTATCCTGAACCATGTAGCTCTCTAAACCCATGTAGCTCATAAAAATCCCTGCTTCTAAATTGATGCCGTACCACTTATTAAAATGATAGCCTGCTGCACCTTCCCGGATAAACTTTAAGTTTCCGGTACCCGTGTTTCTTCCTCTATTTACACTTTCGTCCAGCTCTTGCACAATGTGCTGCATTGCTCCGTATTGAAGGAGTATTCTCCCGATCATGTTTTTATAGGCCACATCTACACCAACGCTTGCCAGGTTAATGTGAAACTCATTGTGTCGTCCGATTGTAGAGGAAATTGTATTTGTGTTATCAATAGGATTGGCGAAACTGTAATTGTAATCCGCGTCCAGGTAACCGCTTCCGGTAATAATTGCTTCACCCGTTTTTTTATCTCTTAATACTAATATTGGATTACTGATCCGGCTTTGCCCGTTAATCCAGGTTAAATCCATGCCATCGAAAGGGACTTTACCGGGAACAATAGAATCTTGTTGCGCATTTATAGTTGTAGATAACGCGGTTAAAAAGAAAAGAGTTTTAAAAAATTTCATCATTACAGTAGTGTGTAACGGTAAAGATACGCAGCTTTTTATTTATCGTTCAATATCAGGGCCATTCCTTTTTTATTACCTGGCAGAATTATTTTAGTATTGAGCCAAGTGGCGATTTCCTGGCTCTCTATCATTTTTTATAAAAACGCTGGATCACTTAAACCAATAGTGATAACCTCCTTATAATCACATATATCCTGTACTTCACCCGTTTTCTCTCAATCTCCTGCTTTTTTTGTAATATAAACGGCATTTTTTTGTGCATCTTTTCCGGCATTGATCTTTGCCTCAAAGGCCATAGAATGCGCATCGATTCGATGTTCTTATTGCAAACTGTTGTACACCGAAACAACCCAGCCCCAATAAAATAGTAACCAGGTTGCTTTTTTAGTCCTATTTAAAAATCTACAATCTGAATAATACTGCAAAAATTATCCGGTCTTCAAACTTTACTAAGTCTGGTCTCCAGTCGGCAGGCAATTGTGTTGTTGTGTATCCGGAAGGCGACGTAACGCCGCCATGACCCGCGAAATAATTGACATTTGCTTGTCGGTGAACATATTCTAAACGGAAGGTTATGTGTTCATTAGGCATCCAATCCATATTTGTAGAGTAATCAAATCCTTCAAATTTATCACCAGGGTTCGCACTAAACGGAAAAGCTCCGGCTGTTTGTGTGGGATTTGTTGGATTTGGTAAAGGGCTGGCCTGACCTGTAGGATACAGTACGAGGTACCTTCCAGGATTACTCATGTAGCCCCCACCAATAGTCCACGCTATTTTATTTTTTGCAAACCACATACGGTTATAGAACATGAGGCTCGCAAAATATTGCGCCGGACCTTTTACTACGTCATCTTTTAATCCGTTAACTCCACCCCCTTTTTCAAATCCAAAATCGCCGGTTAATGAGAAAGCCATTTTGCTCACGCCATGCGATCTCGGTTTATTTACATATCTAACGAGCAAACTGTTATCGCTATGGAAGCGCTTCCTGTTTGGAATTCCAGCGGCATCCGCACCGTAATAATTATTGGTTAACATCTTAATATTTTCATTTGGACACCAGGTAATATTTCCTCCTACACCCGGTTGTTTGTTGAACATCCCATAGCTTTGCCAACCATTAATAATCCAGGGTTCAATTTTTAATTTTTTAGTAGCGAAGATCTGAATCCTGAGTCCATTAAAGAACCAGGGAGTATTATCAGAAGTAAAAGAAGCCTGGTATTCCCAGTTTTCAGTTTGATAATAAGAGTTTAGTCCTATGTAAGACATAAACATACCCGCATCTATGTTAATGCCATGCAGAACTTTAAAATGATAACCCGCATTTGCTTCCGCAAGATAACGGTACACATCAGCCAGCTGGTATTGACCACGATAAGGGCTGTAATCATTCCTTGGCACTACAGTAGAACGTGTACCAAATTGGGTTACGATGTGCGCACGCGCTCCTTTGTAGTAAAAATCGCCACCTAAATGCACTGCAGAAACCTGCATCTCGTTGTTGCGTGCCAAAGCGGTTGAGCCTACAACTGTATTGTCTATCGGATCAGTGAAGGAATGTGTATAGTTAGCATCCAGCATCACTGTAGGAGTAAAAAATTTACCGGGAAGTGTTGGAGTAGACCTCCTATCGCCCCCATTCCACCAGGTACAATCCATGCCTTCGAGCGGTTCACCCTTCTGCCTGTTTACCTGTTCATCACTGCTATCGGCAGGAGTAATTTCATTTTTAGAACCTCCGGATGTAACACGGGAAGTATCGTTTTGAGAGGTTGCTAAATATCCCACACATAAAAGGGATATACTGAGTACAATTTTTTTCATGTTTAGTTGTTAGTGTTTTTATAGGTAGCAGGCAATAGCCTTGTCAAATAATGAACGTTTCGCTTTAAAAACATAGGCTGTTTCATAGGGATTGGTTGTTAATCGACGTCTACCCTGCTAATAGAATGCCGTTGTTTATTTTATTTCTTAAAAAATTGTTAGTCAGATACTTGTGGCAATGCCTGAGTTTTGCACTATTAAAACACTCTATCAAATTGATAGGGTATTATCAATTTGATAGGTTTACATTTCGTTTAGTGCGATGTTGAGCTTCAAAACATTTACGTTTTCAATTCCGAAGATTCCGGGAAACCCATTAGACGGAGCTTTGCAAGACCCCCCTGATCAAGCGGAGTTGTACTCTTCCGCAGAAGGGTTAAAAAGTCTTTTCCTTTTTAAAAACTTAGAAATATTTTTCTCTGAAGGAATTGCAAAATAACTGTAAAAAGAAAAGTAAAAAAAAGGCCAGACAGTAAGAGCATTAGCATGAGTAAGATTTTCATATTAAATTCCGCTGGATAAAATTTGTCTTCTGTATTCTTTTAATAAAGCAGCATTCATAATACCTTTAATTTTATAACTCAAAGGCGTAGCAAAGTCAAGGCATTTGGATACGGAGAACACGTATACATTTTCAATGGCGTTTTGCACAGCTTTGTTGCCGTCCTGCAACATTTTATCTGCAAGATTAAAACAGTGTTTTACTTCCTTTAAGTTTCCTCTGTTTACCATGTATTTTGTAAAATCAGCAAAGCACTGAATGACCGTATAAATATTATTGGAATTCGCCGTCTTCTCAAGCATAGAGTTAATTTCAGGCAATTCTTCACCTAACAGATCAAGGACTTCATTTTCTTTGATAGCGTGTTTTTTAAGCATCAGATCAGCTTTGATTTTGAGTAATTCGAAAGTTGCGTTCATAGTATTGTGTTTATGTTTAATTTTATTGTTGTGTTAGTTGTCCTTTGTTGAAAGTTGGAGGAGGCGATTTGATCTCGTGAAAGAATAGACATTATAGTTTACTACTTTGATTTTCTTTTTAAAGAGATCATGAAAACGGATACGGGATTGTTTTTCGGTATAGATCGTTTTTCCTTTCAAACAATCATCTGGATTTCTATGCAGACCTTTCGCAACTCCCTGTGAGAAGTAAAGATTTTTACTAAGAATTAGAGTTACCAGAAGTATTTTCGTCAAATGTTTCACGCCACTCTAATACAAGACATGTACCATGCTAACGGATTGTCTTGAAACCCTTGCTATCAAAAGAGTTTTTACTTTGCGTGTTTAATTGTCATAAAAAAAGCCTATCAAAATGATAGGCTGGTTATCAATACGAGAAGGATAATTAACTAATTCCGAATTCTTCGAGCTTGCGGTAGAGAGTAGCAATGCCAATTTCTAATAATCGTGCTGTTTCGGCTTTGTTGCCTTTAGTGTAATTATAAACTTTTTGGATATGAAGCTTTTCAATGGAGGCTAATGAAAAGGAGGAAGCTGCTCCATTTTTTAATTCAGCGCTTGCTTGCTGAATCTCGATAGGTAATAGATCAGGTGTAAGCGTGTCTGAGTCACAAAGGATCACGCAGCGTTCAATAATATTACGCAACTCGCGAATGTTACCTACCCAGTGATAATTTTCTAATCTCTCAAGAAATTCTTTTGAAATGTTTAATTGTTTTTTATTTGTTTTGGCAGAAAAACGTTTTACAAAAAATTGCGCCAATGGTTCAATATCTTTGGTTCTCTCTCGCAGAGAAGGCAAACGCACCTGGAATACATTCAAACGAAAATACAAGTCAGAACGAAATCGTTTTTCTTCACTTTCAAGGTTTAAATCTTTGTTGGTTGCGGCAATTAAACGGAAATTCACCTTCGTGGTTTTCGTATCGCCCAATTTAATGAATTCGCTTGTTTCCAATACCCGTAAGAGCTTAGCCTGGAGCTCCAATGGCATTTCACCAATTTCATCCAAAAACAAAGTGCCGCCATTGGCCTCTTCCAATAAGCCTTTTTTGTCCTTAGTGGCGCCCGTAAAAGCCCCCTGTTTATATCCAAGCAACTCCCCTTCAAGAAGCTCCTTGCTAAAGCTGCTGCAATTTAATGCAACCATCGACTTATGACTTCGGGTACTTGCCTCATGTATGGCTTCTGCAAATACTTCCTTTCCTGTTCCTGTTTCGCCGGTTAACAAAACAGAAGTGTCGTTTGGAGCTACTTTTTTTGCCCACTCAATGGCCTCTAAAATAGGTTTCGA is a genomic window of Sphingobacteriaceae bacterium containing:
- a CDS encoding PAS domain-containing sensor histidine kinase; amino-acid sequence: MKIKTKLSLGLGLLLALIVVLAVIGARQVNVLSADTKNILDANYNTLDYARRMLVVLDEVDTDSSAANKFMEDLNKQENNITEEGEKELTDKLAKDFKDLKNNPTKEIRYTFIRKDLTDIMFLNMLAIERKSNIAKKTAADSTIWIALTGTFCFLIAFTLFLNLPGTIANPIKELTASIREIADMNYSERVHFEEHNEFGELANSFNSMAKKLEEYNNSNLSNLMMEKKRIETLINNMHDPVIGLDEKKMILFANNEACRILGVKPGKLIGKPAHDVAIVNDLMRALVKELLNSEDQLEDKKPMKIYADNKESYFEKEIIEISVTPTGETEAKHIGHFIVLKNITPFKELDFAKSNFIATISHELKTPISAIKVGLQLLENKKTGEINEEQQQLISSIKDDSNRLLKITGELLNLSQVETGNIQLNIQASDPIQILNYALEAVKIPADQKKIKLKVRANEKLPMVKADNEKTAWVLINLLTNAIRYSKEESEILIDIKQNQNRVFFSVKDFGKGIEQKYKDKIFTRYFQVPGTGKSGTGLGLSISKEFIEGQGGEIMVESSVGEGSTFSFFLNS
- a CDS encoding sigma-54-dependent Fis family transcriptional regulator; translated protein: MKKGSILIIDDEVKLRSLFARLISAEGFDVLEASDCKTALKKLEQNDIDVVLSDVKLPDMSGLEFITKIKTHYPLTEVILLTAYGNIPDGVKAIKEGAFDYITKGDDNDRVIPLLYRALDKSLLQKRVRDLEKQVNQRFTFDKVIGKSKPILEAIEWAKKVAPNDTSVLLTGETGTGKEVFAEAIHEASTRSHKSMVALNCSSFSKELLEGELLGYKQGAFTGATKDKKGLLEEANGGTLFLDEIGEMPLELQAKLLRVLETSEFIKLGDTKTTKVNFRLIAATNKDLNLESEEKRFRSDLYFRLNVFQVRLPSLRERTKDIEPLAQFFVKRFSAKTNKKQLNISKEFLERLENYHWVGNIRELRNIIERCVILCDSDTLTPDLLPIEIQQASAELKNGAASSFSLASIEKLHIQKVYNYTKGNKAETARLLEIGIATLYRKLEEFGIS